A genomic region of Nitrospira lenta contains the following coding sequences:
- a CDS encoding TIGR00266 family protein translates to MKSEILYPGAFPMVRVELAAGEHIKAESGAMVGSSPTVDVESKMEGGFLGALSRKLLTGEKFFFQTLRASRGPGEVLLAPTVPGEVVILELDGVNEYMVQKDGFLAGAEGINIESKMQSLSRGLLGGEGFFILKIGGKGMLAMNSFGAIHKIELRPDQEYIVDNSHLVAWSATTSYNIEKAASGWVASFTSGEGLVCRFRGPGIVYIQSRNPGGFGSWIRQFIPVSE, encoded by the coding sequence ATGAAAAGCGAAATTCTTTATCCGGGGGCGTTCCCGATGGTGCGTGTCGAGTTGGCGGCCGGGGAGCACATCAAAGCCGAATCGGGCGCGATGGTGGGTTCTTCGCCGACCGTGGACGTCGAAAGTAAGATGGAGGGCGGCTTTCTTGGGGCGCTCTCGCGCAAGCTGTTGACGGGGGAAAAGTTCTTTTTCCAGACCTTGCGGGCCAGCCGCGGGCCGGGCGAGGTCTTGCTGGCGCCGACGGTGCCGGGCGAAGTCGTCATTCTGGAGCTCGACGGTGTGAACGAATACATGGTGCAGAAAGATGGGTTCCTGGCGGGCGCCGAGGGCATCAACATCGAAAGCAAAATGCAGAGTTTGAGCCGCGGACTTCTGGGCGGCGAAGGATTTTTCATTTTGAAGATTGGCGGCAAGGGAATGCTGGCGATGAATAGCTTCGGCGCTATTCATAAGATCGAACTCAGGCCGGATCAGGAATACATCGTGGACAACAGCCATCTCGTAGCCTGGTCCGCGACGACCTCGTACAACATCGAGAAAGCCGCGTCCGGTTGGGTTGCCAGCTTCACGTCCGGCGAAGGGCTGGTATGCCGTTTCCGTGGACCGGGGATCGTCTATATCCAGAGCCGGAACCCGGGCGGCTTTGGGTCTTGGATCAGGCAATTCATCCCGGTGTCGGAATAA
- a CDS encoding M48 family metallopeptidase, translating to MATTFSPNALCFGEEFPASGAPCLVQIEGDGLTITHELTEPAAPSERVLFTGLTVSAGGLDHDHLVLKWGEGGQARTLYLKHPDLIRAFREAAPDHLSQPFEQAAERVRQVRHRHRVMWASVGGSILAVVVGLWFGADLLVEMAVSRIPVEWEQKLGEAAYKDFLSHQDVMKEGPAVKAVEEMTQRLAEQIPDNPYKFQVTVVKSDVVNAFALPGGYVVVFTGLMKKADSGEEVAGVLGHELNHVLQRHGMERIVKSLGVMTVVAIIVGDQQGLIGLMRQVGVELLTLKFDRAQEMEADLTGLQLVYRAKIDPRGMITFFEKLSEKDEGRIEWFSTHPMSRARADRLQAELAALPKRTSEPFTFEWKTVQDALGGSPVAIP from the coding sequence ATGGCCACTACGTTTTCTCCCAACGCCCTCTGTTTCGGTGAGGAGTTCCCCGCCAGCGGTGCCCCCTGTCTTGTCCAAATTGAAGGCGATGGGCTCACGATTACCCATGAGCTGACAGAACCGGCTGCTCCATCTGAGCGAGTCCTGTTTACGGGGCTGACGGTGTCTGCCGGTGGGCTGGATCATGATCATCTCGTCTTGAAATGGGGGGAGGGTGGGCAGGCGCGCACGCTATACCTCAAACATCCCGACCTCATTCGAGCCTTTCGTGAAGCGGCGCCGGACCACTTGAGTCAGCCGTTCGAGCAGGCCGCGGAGCGAGTGCGGCAGGTCCGCCACCGGCATCGCGTCATGTGGGCTTCTGTCGGCGGGTCTATCCTGGCCGTAGTGGTGGGGCTTTGGTTCGGAGCCGATCTGCTGGTGGAGATGGCGGTCAGTCGGATTCCAGTCGAGTGGGAGCAGAAGCTCGGCGAAGCCGCCTACAAGGATTTTCTCAGTCATCAGGACGTGATGAAAGAGGGCCCTGCCGTCAAGGCTGTCGAGGAGATGACGCAGCGCTTGGCGGAGCAGATTCCGGACAATCCCTATAAGTTTCAGGTGACCGTGGTGAAGAGCGATGTCGTCAATGCGTTTGCGCTGCCGGGCGGCTACGTGGTCGTCTTTACTGGGTTGATGAAGAAAGCGGACAGCGGAGAGGAAGTAGCGGGCGTGTTGGGGCATGAGCTCAACCACGTGTTGCAGCGCCACGGGATGGAGCGGATTGTGAAAAGCTTGGGCGTGATGACGGTGGTCGCGATCATTGTCGGCGACCAGCAGGGGCTCATCGGATTGATGCGCCAAGTCGGTGTCGAATTGCTGACGCTGAAGTTCGACCGCGCGCAGGAAATGGAAGCCGATCTCACCGGGTTGCAGTTGGTGTATCGCGCGAAGATCGATCCTCGCGGCATGATTACGTTCTTTGAGAAGCTTTCGGAGAAGGACGAGGGCCGTATCGAGTGGTTCTCGACGCATCCGATGAGCCGCGCGCGGGCGGACCGATTGCAAGCCGAGCTCGCCGCGTTACCGAAGCGGACGTCGGAGCCCTTCACCTTTGAGTGGAAAACCGTGCAGGATGCGCTCGGAGGTTCACCCGTTGCGATTCCGTGA
- a CDS encoding TRL-like family protein, whose translation MKRVLMSLSVVVFAGMLSACAGVGGYTQPAGMTPTAWIFMETTSGGILHDNGATPTKVGKACGTSIMGIVATGDTSVEAAMNQGGIKKAVYTEQYIKSIMGFFVEVCTVVKGN comes from the coding sequence ATGAAAAGAGTATTGATGTCGCTGAGCGTAGTGGTATTCGCAGGGATGTTGTCGGCTTGTGCCGGAGTGGGCGGCTACACGCAGCCTGCGGGGATGACGCCAACGGCGTGGATATTTATGGAAACAACGTCCGGTGGAATCTTGCATGACAACGGTGCAACTCCGACGAAGGTTGGCAAAGCCTGCGGGACGAGCATCATGGGAATCGTTGCAACTGGCGATACCTCTGTCGAGGCGGCGATGAATCAAGGGGGCATCAAGAAGGCGGTCTATACCGAACAGTATATCAAGAGTATCATGGGATTCTTCGTTGAAGTCTGCACCGTCGTCAAGGGGAACTAA
- a CDS encoding outer membrane beta-barrel protein — protein sequence MKLSIHRMPALFRVILAGGVIGGLSLLGGVVELSRVWAAESADVYVSVFLAGGFPDIHGMTLAGQNVSVVNARNQVGGGARVGLFPQFTERIVGIELEYFGTTGKLSASNSSGAEGGAHLTVLNSMVNLIVRRPTGAVRPYGGVGIGYSGGVLHRADFPGRANRDIDSTPGFAYQFLAGVQWDVSARTFLFVEYKHLVTGFHWKGVALDYQTNYAVGGIGWSF from the coding sequence ATGAAATTGTCGATTCATAGAATGCCGGCGCTGTTCAGGGTCATCCTCGCGGGAGGAGTGATCGGGGGCCTGTCTTTGCTGGGCGGCGTGGTAGAGCTCTCACGAGTGTGGGCGGCAGAGTCCGCTGATGTGTATGTGAGTGTGTTTCTGGCGGGTGGATTTCCTGACATTCACGGAATGACTCTGGCGGGGCAAAATGTGAGTGTCGTGAATGCCAGAAATCAAGTCGGGGGAGGCGCCAGAGTCGGGCTGTTTCCGCAATTTACCGAGCGCATAGTTGGAATCGAGTTGGAATATTTCGGGACGACGGGAAAGTTATCGGCCTCCAATAGCAGCGGCGCCGAAGGCGGAGCGCATTTGACCGTGCTGAATAGCATGGTCAATCTCATCGTCCGGCGGCCAACGGGGGCTGTACGGCCTTACGGAGGAGTGGGAATAGGATATTCAGGAGGAGTGCTCCATCGGGCAGATTTCCCCGGACGCGCCAATCGGGACATTGATTCGACTCCGGGGTTTGCCTATCAGTTTTTGGCGGGGGTTCAGTGGGATGTCAGCGCCAGAACGTTTCTATTTGTCGAATACAAACATCTAGTGACGGGGTTCCATTGGAAAGGAGTGGCCCTCGACTACCAAACCAACTACGCCGTTGGAGGAATTGGCTGGAGCTTCTAG
- a CDS encoding DUF3015 domain-containing protein, protein MLKKLILASLAVAFLGMQAGLAMAANPDTGPGCGLGKLAWQNYPNQKTVGVQTMEATTNGSFGTQTFGISSGTSGCTNDGKFWAQEKVNVFAALNFENLAQDMAQGQGEHLASLATLMGIPAAQQPAFFAMTQEKYASLVSAGETSPIALVKALNDAVATHPMLAKVSVN, encoded by the coding sequence ATGCTGAAGAAATTGATTCTCGCATCATTGGCAGTGGCCTTCCTGGGAATGCAGGCGGGGCTGGCGATGGCGGCAAATCCAGATACGGGACCGGGTTGCGGCCTTGGAAAGCTTGCCTGGCAGAATTATCCTAACCAGAAGACGGTTGGCGTCCAAACGATGGAAGCGACCACGAACGGGTCGTTCGGCACCCAGACGTTTGGGATCAGCAGTGGAACATCCGGCTGTACCAATGACGGCAAGTTCTGGGCGCAGGAGAAGGTTAACGTATTTGCGGCGCTGAACTTTGAAAATTTGGCACAAGATATGGCTCAGGGACAGGGGGAACATCTGGCGTCCTTGGCGACGCTGATGGGTATTCCGGCGGCGCAGCAGCCGGCGTTCTTCGCGATGACTCAGGAGAAGTATGCCTCCCTCGTTTCAGCAGGCGAGACCTCTCCGATTGCACTCGTGAAGGCCTTGAATGACGCGGTGGCCACGCATCCGATGCTGGCTAAGGTTTCCGTCAACTAG
- a CDS encoding DUF4105 domain-containing protein, whose translation MQDDPGFFLAPQGKTNPQAELAATLTHFFVDEVVGRSKQPAQCAFVARYHWLKERLLFDDARLPPLPCERFKNWFDEFNAEAISLIFPTGFMNNPSSMFGHTFLRVDGKDQTPQTRILAYTINYAAQLPPNAGLEYAVKGLVGMYPGYFSTIPYYLKVQEYRDIDNRDIWEYRLNLTERQVTRLLMHTWELGNAYFDYYFFGENCAYHILSLIEAAEPSVHLLDAFPAYTIPVDTVRLLRESGLVGEVTSRPSRSTLVRRKRASMTGDERGWLDRAIRNPAEIREDGFQSLHSERQAFILEAASDYLLQHSAGAGEEGVPYREKNRTILRARSELKVTPSAVRIEPYVTQPDLGHGTSRIGVGAGWRNHRAFEEVSFRGAYHDLLDPEPGYTPDAQIEAVSISVRHYHDQSQARVERFGLINITSLAPIDGLSRSPSWKVNVGMNTIRHNGCQLCSNGVASGGIGAAMESSLFKREVYFAFAEAEANYSKAYDEHHRVGGGGTVGVLSDLTDRWKLMLSGTYLRYALGDKSEDLRWFVGSRYTLSQDWALRVEYNHRDRDNDVVFSIQAFF comes from the coding sequence ATGCAGGACGATCCGGGGTTCTTTCTTGCTCCGCAAGGGAAAACCAACCCGCAGGCCGAGCTTGCCGCCACGCTGACTCATTTTTTTGTCGACGAGGTCGTCGGTCGCTCGAAGCAGCCCGCGCAATGCGCATTCGTGGCCCGATACCACTGGCTGAAAGAACGCCTGCTGTTTGATGACGCTCGTCTGCCGCCGTTGCCTTGTGAGCGGTTCAAAAATTGGTTCGACGAGTTCAATGCCGAGGCGATCAGCCTTATCTTTCCGACGGGGTTCATGAACAATCCCTCGTCCATGTTCGGCCATACATTTTTACGAGTCGATGGCAAGGATCAGACGCCGCAGACGAGAATTCTGGCCTATACCATCAACTATGCGGCCCAGCTCCCGCCTAATGCCGGCCTCGAGTACGCGGTTAAAGGGCTTGTCGGCATGTATCCCGGATATTTCTCCACCATTCCGTATTACCTCAAGGTGCAGGAATATCGGGATATCGACAATCGAGACATCTGGGAATACCGGTTGAATTTGACGGAACGGCAGGTGACCCGCCTCTTGATGCACACCTGGGAGTTGGGGAATGCCTATTTCGACTATTACTTTTTCGGTGAAAACTGCGCCTACCATATCCTTTCCTTGATAGAGGCGGCTGAACCATCTGTCCATCTGCTGGATGCGTTTCCCGCCTATACGATTCCCGTCGATACGGTTCGGCTTCTGCGGGAGTCGGGACTTGTCGGAGAGGTGACTTCCCGGCCATCCCGCAGTACGCTCGTGCGTCGCAAGCGCGCGTCGATGACCGGCGATGAGCGTGGGTGGCTCGATCGTGCGATCAGAAATCCTGCCGAGATCAGGGAGGACGGATTTCAATCGCTTCACAGTGAACGGCAAGCCTTTATCTTGGAGGCGGCTTCGGACTATCTCCTTCAGCACAGTGCCGGAGCAGGGGAGGAGGGGGTTCCGTATCGAGAGAAAAATAGGACCATTCTGAGAGCCAGGAGTGAACTGAAAGTCACTCCATCGGCGGTACGGATTGAACCCTATGTGACCCAGCCGGATCTTGGGCATGGGACCAGCCGCATCGGTGTCGGAGCAGGGTGGCGAAATCACAGAGCATTTGAAGAAGTGAGCTTCCGTGGCGCATACCATGACCTGCTCGACCCCGAGCCCGGGTATACCCCTGATGCACAAATCGAGGCGGTATCAATCAGTGTTCGTCACTATCACGACCAGTCGCAGGCGCGCGTCGAACGCTTCGGACTGATCAATATTACCTCTCTTGCGCCGATCGATGGGCTTTCACGATCGCCCTCCTGGAAAGTCAATGTCGGGATGAACACGATCCGGCATAACGGCTGTCAGCTCTGCAGCAATGGCGTGGCCAGCGGCGGCATCGGTGCCGCCATGGAATCCAGCCTGTTCAAGCGGGAAGTCTATTTCGCGTTTGCCGAAGCGGAGGCCAATTACAGCAAGGCGTATGACGAACACCATCGCGTTGGCGGCGGCGGAACGGTCGGTGTACTGAGTGATCTCACCGATCGGTGGAAGCTGATGCTGTCGGGCACGTATCTCCGCTATGCCTTGGGGGACAAGTCCGAGGATCTCCGCTGGTTTGTCGGGTCGCGGTATACCCTGAGCCAGGACTGGGCATTGCGTGTCGAGTATAACCATCGAGACCGAGATAACGACGTGGTGTTCTCCATTCAAGCCTTCTTTTGA
- a CDS encoding class I SAM-dependent methyltransferase, whose product MMSATEPQGESSVARVPMVPVAPHPPLRRYYAEEGERQVFLNELFNRTAYQYRNIDKATGFGSGLWYRRKALREAGLKPGMHVLDVACGPGLVAQCARAIVGPSGSVIGLDPSIGMLREAQKGPCRNFVRGIGEQLPFPDRTFDFLSMGYALRHVSDLKTAFSEYRRVLKPGGIVLLLDICRPRSPFLLSLSRFYIKTMMGIVFAASTGNRDMKTLMEYWWDTTEYCVPSETILSALGEMGFVDASLHEIFNGLLRDYRAVKAEKTV is encoded by the coding sequence ATGATGTCCGCGACAGAGCCACAGGGTGAATCGTCCGTTGCCCGCGTCCCCATGGTGCCGGTGGCGCCGCACCCGCCGTTGCGTCGCTACTATGCCGAGGAGGGTGAACGGCAAGTATTCTTGAATGAGCTGTTCAATCGCACGGCCTATCAGTATCGCAATATCGATAAAGCGACCGGCTTCGGATCGGGTCTTTGGTATCGGCGGAAGGCGTTGCGTGAAGCCGGGCTCAAGCCCGGTATGCACGTGCTGGACGTCGCCTGTGGGCCCGGATTAGTTGCGCAATGCGCGCGGGCGATCGTCGGTCCTTCCGGTTCGGTCATCGGGTTGGATCCCAGTATCGGGATGTTGCGAGAAGCGCAGAAGGGACCCTGTCGGAATTTCGTACGGGGCATCGGCGAGCAGTTGCCGTTTCCCGATCGGACGTTCGATTTTCTGAGCATGGGGTACGCCCTCCGCCATGTCTCCGATCTCAAGACGGCATTTTCGGAGTATCGCCGGGTCTTAAAGCCCGGCGGGATCGTGCTGTTGCTGGACATCTGTCGTCCGCGGTCGCCGTTTCTTTTGTCGTTGTCCCGGTTCTATATCAAGACCATGATGGGCATCGTCTTCGCGGCTTCGACCGGCAACCGCGACATGAAAACGCTGATGGAGTATTGGTGGGATACCACCGAGTATTGCGTGCCGTCGGAGACGATCCTGAGCGCGCTGGGCGAAATGGGGTTTGTTGACGCCTCGTTGCACGAAATCTTTAACGGGCTCTTGCGGGACTATCGCGCGGTGAAAGCCGAGAAGACTGTATGA
- a CDS encoding phosphopantetheine-binding protein, which produces MTDSSRSSLEQDLAALIVQTLKLKVDPATIQPDAALFGDGLGLDSIDALELSLAISQTYGYQLKSSDPEIKAIFSSLRALANAIEKNRTK; this is translated from the coding sequence ATGACTGATTCAAGCCGCTCATCGTTGGAACAGGATTTAGCGGCCTTGATCGTTCAGACCCTCAAGCTCAAGGTCGATCCGGCGACCATTCAACCGGACGCCGCGTTGTTCGGTGACGGGCTTGGGCTCGATTCCATCGATGCGCTGGAGCTCTCGCTGGCCATTTCTCAAACATACGGCTATCAATTGAAATCGAGCGACCCGGAGATCAAGGCGATCTTTTCTTCTCTGCGCGCGCTGGCCAACGCGATTGAGAAGAACCGTACCAAGTGA
- a CDS encoding AMP-binding protein, translating into MHDAPLIGPYNPDEVLAREIDGPRTARQFLSDVSRLADSLPDRPAVLNLLSSRYEFLVGFAAAMLRGQVTLLPQSRAPQTLRRIAGDYPESYCLTNPNEPVEGIESVVPRRQGSLAGWPKRMPHIPLDQVAAIAFTSGSTGQPMPNKKTWGALTAVARATGTRLGLKAGEPAAVVATVPHQHMFGLEASVMLPIVHGLVMHAGRPLFPADIRDVLAEVTGTRLLVTTPLHLRACVAEGLRVPPVGLILSATAPLARSLAQAAERHFQTEVHEIFGFAEAGSVAERRTTADDRWWPLDGVRLAQDHTVWTVQADYLPVPVRVPDRITVDADGQFLVHGREADQINIAGHRVALGDLNQKLLEVEGVQDGVFFLPDEGADLVTRLIACVVAPGKTVEEVQQALRTRIDPVFLPRPLLLVPRLPRNDTGKLPREALLKLAAQQAGGASHDA; encoded by the coding sequence ATGCACGACGCTCCACTGATCGGCCCCTACAATCCTGACGAGGTCCTGGCCCGGGAAATCGACGGGCCGCGCACGGCCCGTCAATTCCTGTCCGATGTTTCCCGCCTGGCCGATTCGTTGCCTGATCGCCCTGCTGTCCTCAATCTGTTGTCCAGCCGGTATGAATTCCTTGTCGGGTTCGCCGCGGCGATGCTGCGGGGGCAGGTGACGTTGCTGCCTCAGAGCCGGGCGCCCCAGACGCTTCGCCGGATTGCCGGCGACTATCCTGAGAGCTATTGCCTGACAAATCCGAATGAGCCGGTTGAGGGGATCGAGTCCGTGGTTCCTCGGCGGCAGGGTAGTCTCGCCGGATGGCCGAAGCGGATGCCGCATATCCCACTCGACCAGGTCGCGGCGATCGCGTTTACCTCAGGCAGCACTGGCCAGCCGATGCCAAACAAGAAAACCTGGGGAGCCTTGACGGCTGTCGCCCGGGCGACGGGAACCAGACTTGGCCTGAAGGCCGGCGAACCTGCTGCGGTAGTGGCGACCGTGCCGCACCAGCATATGTTCGGGCTGGAAGCATCCGTCATGCTGCCGATCGTGCATGGGCTGGTCATGCATGCGGGGCGTCCGCTCTTTCCGGCCGACATCCGTGACGTCTTGGCCGAGGTGACGGGGACGCGCCTACTTGTGACGACGCCGTTGCATCTCCGGGCCTGTGTGGCCGAAGGCCTGCGCGTGCCGCCGGTCGGATTGATTCTCTCTGCGACCGCGCCGCTTGCGCGAAGTCTGGCGCAAGCAGCCGAACGGCATTTCCAGACGGAGGTGCATGAAATTTTCGGGTTTGCCGAAGCGGGCAGCGTGGCTGAGCGGCGGACGACCGCCGATGATCGGTGGTGGCCGCTGGACGGGGTGCGTCTGGCGCAAGACCATACGGTGTGGACGGTACAGGCCGACTATCTTCCGGTTCCGGTCCGCGTTCCGGACCGTATCACCGTCGATGCCGACGGTCAGTTCCTCGTGCATGGCCGGGAAGCCGATCAGATCAATATCGCGGGCCATCGCGTTGCGCTCGGCGATCTGAACCAAAAACTGCTGGAGGTCGAGGGCGTACAGGACGGAGTCTTTTTCCTGCCCGATGAGGGAGCGGATCTCGTGACCCGGCTGATCGCCTGCGTGGTGGCGCCGGGAAAAACCGTGGAGGAAGTTCAGCAGGCCTTGCGCACGCGCATCGATCCCGTGTTTCTCCCCCGTCCGCTTCTGCTCGTGCCGCGCCTGCCCCGCAATGACACGGGCAAGTTGCCGCGCGAGGCCTTGCTGAAGCTTGCGGCGCAACAGGCCGGAGGGGCATCGCATGACGCATAA
- a CDS encoding lipid A biosynthesis acyltransferase, producing MTPGWKQQQERGNRRVIRLMAWVAQALGRPVARALLYPICLYYLCGSPQANRALRRYYEHLQGHAPGWPALFRHYHSFAATILDRVYCLRGRFDLFDIRIHGLDVLDSALAKGSGCLLLGSHLGSFEVVRAVGLSREQIAVKVLMDEQNAPLIRALIQELNPAVAETVIQVGGVDTMLQVQECLAGGGVVGIMGDRLMVEDQSVRCEFLGEGAAFPSGPVRLAHAVRAPIVLFFGLYRGGNRYDIHLELLSESVRLSADHRHEDVRRWTQHYADRLAHYSHDAPDNWFNFYDFWQASS from the coding sequence ATGACGCCTGGCTGGAAACAGCAACAGGAGCGCGGCAACCGTCGGGTCATCCGTCTCATGGCCTGGGTGGCGCAGGCGTTGGGGCGGCCGGTTGCCCGGGCGCTGCTCTATCCGATTTGTCTGTACTATCTCTGTGGCTCACCGCAGGCGAACCGGGCCCTGCGCCGCTATTACGAACATCTCCAGGGCCATGCTCCTGGCTGGCCGGCGCTCTTCCGTCACTATCACTCGTTCGCCGCAACCATTCTGGACCGAGTGTATTGTCTGCGGGGCCGGTTTGATTTGTTCGATATTCGCATTCATGGACTTGACGTGCTGGATAGCGCCTTGGCGAAGGGAAGCGGATGTCTTTTGCTCGGGTCGCATCTCGGTAGTTTCGAAGTCGTGCGCGCGGTCGGTCTATCGCGCGAACAGATTGCCGTCAAAGTGCTGATGGACGAGCAGAATGCGCCGTTGATCCGCGCCTTGATACAGGAACTGAACCCCGCCGTGGCCGAGACGGTGATTCAAGTCGGCGGGGTGGATACGATGCTCCAGGTGCAGGAATGCCTGGCTGGCGGCGGGGTCGTCGGTATTATGGGCGACCGGCTGATGGTGGAAGATCAATCGGTGCGCTGTGAGTTTCTCGGCGAGGGCGCGGCGTTCCCGAGCGGACCGGTGCGGCTGGCGCATGCCGTGCGCGCGCCGATCGTGTTGTTTTTCGGACTCTACCGAGGAGGCAACCGGTATGACATCCATCTAGAATTGCTGAGTGAGTCCGTCCGGTTGTCCGCAGACCATCGGCACGAGGATGTGCGGCGATGGACACAACACTATGCGGATCGACTGGCACATTACAGTCATGACGCGCCGGATAATTGGTTTAATTTTTATGATTTTTGGCAAGCCTCTTCGTAA
- a CDS encoding LolA-related protein, with the protein MIFGKPLRKAATSFSFLLVLLLGSVAPAAVDAPPAPWTVDGLVALLKEQREPSMAFEEATYSSLLTEPLIVKGQLRFTPPATMEKAITQPFRERYVIEGDRVLFESERKGIKRTISLEDYPALRSFVDAFRASFTGDAARLQKVYEATLEGTRRQWTLLLRPREQAGRSMVDYILFTGSEGRVATIAIRSPDGDRSVMTLLHGAAR; encoded by the coding sequence ATGATTTTTGGCAAGCCTCTTCGTAAGGCCGCGACCAGTTTTTCGTTCCTGCTCGTGCTCCTGCTCGGCAGCGTCGCCCCGGCAGCGGTCGATGCTCCCCCTGCGCCATGGACGGTCGACGGGCTGGTGGCGCTGCTCAAGGAACAGCGCGAACCTTCCATGGCGTTTGAAGAAGCCACGTACTCCTCCTTATTGACCGAACCGTTGATCGTGAAGGGCCAGTTGCGATTCACCCCGCCGGCGACGATGGAGAAAGCGATCACCCAGCCGTTTCGCGAGCGGTACGTGATCGAAGGAGATCGGGTGTTGTTTGAGAGCGAGCGGAAAGGAATCAAGCGGACGATCTCGCTCGAAGACTATCCCGCGCTCCGCAGTTTTGTCGACGCCTTCCGCGCGAGTTTTACGGGCGACGCGGCTCGCCTGCAGAAGGTGTATGAAGCCACGCTGGAGGGCACCCGCCGGCAGTGGACGCTGCTGCTGCGCCCGCGTGAGCAGGCGGGACGGTCGATGGTGGACTACATTCTTTTCACCGGTTCGGAGGGCCGCGTCGCCACGATCGCCATCCGTTCCCCCGACGGAGACCGGTCGGTCATGACGCTCCTCCATGGAGCGGCTCGATGA